Within Chthonomonadales bacterium, the genomic segment GCGGAAGCCGGCGAAGGAGCCGTCCGCAAGCCACCACTTGCTCTTGGGGATCTGCGGGTCGGTTGCGTTCCAGTCCGGCGTCTGCCAGGCGCGCGTGCCGAAGAGGATCCGGGCGGCCGGGTCGTCGTAGGTCCCCCCACAGAGAACGGGCTTCCCGTCGAGCCCGGTGCACCACTCACCGGCGTTGCCGAGCATGTCGTGGATCCCCCAGGCGTTCGGCGCCTTCCTGCCGGCGGGCTGCGTCTGCCCCTTGCTGTTGGCGGCGTACCAGGCGACCTTCTGGAGCTGCGCGGTCGTCGTCTTCGGCGATCCCTTCACGCCTGCGCGCGCCGCCCATTCCCATTCGGCCTCCGTGGGGAGGCGGTACTTCTTGCCGGTCTTCGCCGAGAGCCAGGCGCAGTACTGCTGCCCGGTGTGGTAGGTCACGTTGATGACCGGGAAGCCCTTGTGTCCCCAGCCCAGGTCGGCGGGTATATACGGGCGGCTGGGCCGGGAGACGGCGTCGGCGCCGGCCTTGGGCGCGGGGCCGGATGCGGCCAGCGGGAAGGCGTAGGGGTCGAACGCGTCCCAGGTCAGTTCGGTCTGTTCGATCCAGAAGGGCTTGATCGTCACGGCCTGCGAGACGGCGTTCTTGCCCGTCCGTTTGATGGTGATGACGCCGCCCGGCACGGCGATCATGGCGAGCTTGACCGTGGTGTCGGGCACGGCTTCCACATACGATTTCGGCGAGCCGGTCGGCGCGTCCTGGGCAGGGATGGGCATCGCCGTCGCGGCCAGCAGGGTCGCGGCGGCTGCGCAGGCCGCGGCCAACCGGCCCTGGGCAGAGATGAGGCGTTTCACGATGATGAGGTACCTTCCCGTGTCGGTTGCGCTGGCGGGGACCGTGGCGTGGGGGCTCGCGGGCGCGGCGGACGAGAGTCCCCTGGCGCGTTACCAGTATACTCAACTTCATATGGGCGTGCAAGTGCGCATCGTGGTCTACGCGCCCTCCCGGGCCGCCGCCGAGACGGCGTGCGAGGCGGCCTTCGAGCGCTTCGCGCAACTCGACCAGACGCTCAGCGACTACCGACCCTCCAGCGAGATCAACCGCCTCTGCGACGCCGCCGGCGGCCCGCCCGTCCGCGTCAGCCGCGACCTCTACCGCGTTCTGGAGCGCGCCCAGCAGGTCTCGCGGCGCAGCGGCGGCGCGTTCGATGTGACCGTGGGGCCGCTCGTTGCCCTGTGGCGCGCCGCCCGCAAGAGCGGCCGCCTGCCCGCCGACCCGGAGCTGCGCGCGGCGCGGGCTCTCGTGGGCTGGCGCAAGGTGCGGCTCCTGCCGCGCGAGCGCGCCGTGCGGCTTGCGACCCCCGGCATGAGGCTCGATCTGGGCGGCATCGCCAAGGGCTACGCCGGGGACTGCGCGCAGGCCGTGCTGCGCCGGCGCGGCATCCGCAGCGCTCTCGTGGAGGCCGGCGGCGACATCGTGGTGAGCGACGCGCCGCCCGGCCGCGCCGGATGGGAGATCGAGGCGCAGGAGCGCGGCGGCACGCGCACCCTCGTCCTCGCCAACTCCGCCGTCTCCACCTCTGGCGACACGGAGCAGTTCGTTGAGGTCGACGGGCGACGCTACTCGCATGTGGTGGACCCGCGCACCGGCCTGGGGCTCACCACCCGCGTCGCCGCCACCGTCGTCGCGCCGGACGGGCTCACCTCCGACCCGCTCTCCACCGCCGTCTGCATCCTCGGCCCCGAGAAGGGCCCCGCCTTCGCCGCCGCCTGGAAGCGCGTCCGCGCGACCGTCCGGCGTGCCGGCGACCCTTCCCCCGCCGGGACGGGCCAGCAACCCACCGACCCATCCCCCAACCGAGGAGCAACCACACCGTGAACGTTAAGCTATCGACCGGGCGAGAGATCCCGATCGAGATGCACAAGGTGCGCATCGTGCAGAGGGCCCGGCTTGCGCCCGCCGCGGAGCGGCTGGAGGCGATGCGGGAGGCGGGCTACAACACCTTCCTCCTGCGGACCCGCGACGTGCTCGTCGACATGCTCACCGACAGCGGCACCAACGCCATGAGCGACAACCAGCTCGCCGCGATGATGGTGGCCGACGATGCATACGCCGGCGGCGATAGCTTCTACCGGCTCGGAGATGCCGTCCGCGAGGTGCTCGGGTTCGAGCACTACATGCCGGTGCATCAGGGGCGGGCGGCCGAGCACCTGCTGGCCAGGGTATTGGTAAAGCCCGGCGATCGCGTGGTGACCAACTACCACTTCACCACGACTCGCGCCCACTTCGAGCTGGCGGGAGCCGGCGTCCTCGAGTTGTTCACCGACGAGGCGCTCAACACGGCCAGCGAGGCCCCGTTCAAGGGGAACCTGGACCTCGATCGCCTGTGCGCCGCCATCGCCGAGCACGGCCCTGAGCGCATCCCGTTCGTGCGCATGGAGTGCACCACCAACCTGATCGGCGGCCAGCCTTTCTCCATGGAGAACCTCAAGGCGGTCCGCCAGATCGCCTCGCGCCACGGCATTCCCCTCGTCATCGACGGCAGCCTCGTCTCGGAGAATGCCTACTTCATCAAGCGGCGCGAGCCCGCTTACCGCGACACGCCGCTGCCCGCGATCGTCCGCGAGATGATGGCGCAGGCCGATCTGCTCTACCTCTCCGGCCGCAAGAGCACCTGCGTCCGCGGCGGCCTGATCGCCACCAACCGCCGTGAGCTCTTTGAGCGCATCAAGCCCTGGCTGCCCGTCTACGAGGGGTTCCTGACATACGGCGGCATGTCGTCCAAGGAGATCGAGGCGATGGCGGTCGGGCTGCGCGAGATGACCGACATCGACGTGGCCAGCAGCTCCGCCGACCTGATCCAGCACTTCGTGGCGCGCATGGTGGAGGAGGGAGTGCCGGCAGTGACGCCCCCCGGCGGGCTCGCCGGCCACGTGGACGCCCGCCGGTTCGTTCCGCACATCGGTTCAATGGGCTATCCGGCCGGCGCGCTCTGCGCCGCCATCTACCTGGTGTCCGGCGTCCGGGCCATGGAGCGAGGCACCGTCTCCACGGACCGCGACGGCGAGGGCGTCGAGGTGGCCTCCGACCTGGAGTTGGCGCGCCTGGCGGTGCCGCGCCGCGTCTACACGATGGCGCACATCGAGTACGTGGTAGACCGCCTGAAGTGGCTCTACGCGCACCGCGACCTGGTGGGCGGCCTGCGGTTCGTAGAGGAGCCGCCCGTGCTGCGCTTCTTCTTCGGGCGGCTGGAGCCCGTGGGCGACTGGGGACGCGCGCTCGTGGAGGCCTTCACCTCGGAGTTCGGCCCGGCGATGTAGCCGTCCGCCGATCCGGCGCGCATGGCCGTCCGGAGTCAGCGTGAGTCGGGGGCGCGGCGCGGCGCCCCCGACTCGCATGTCAATCCCGCTCGCGCCGGGCGCGTCAGTCGTCGGCCAGCCGCTTGAGGTAGTCGGCGGCGGCGCGGATGTTGGCGCGGCGGCCTGCCTCGTCGTACTTGCCGATAGACTCGTCCTCAATGCACAGGTCACGGTCGTAGCCGGCGGCCCGCAGAAGCCCGACCACCCGCGCGTGGTCGATGTCGCCCTCCGTGATCGGCGACACGTAGGTCTCGTACTCGTAGCCGATCTCCCGTGGACGGTTGCGCATCTCCTCGGGGTAGCGGATGTTCTTAACGTGGGTGTGCTTCGTGGCCGGCGCGAAGTGCTCCAGGATCTCGTAGACACGGTCGAGAGGGTGACCCGCCCAGTAGAAGTTGCCCGTGTCCAGATTCAGGCCCAGACGCGACGAGCCCACGGCGGCGAGCAGACCGTCGAGGAAGTGCGGGTCATTGCCCTGAAAGCCGTGGTTCTCGATGCCCAGGTCCACGCGCAGCCCGTCCGTGCGCTCGAGAACGTGCTTCATGCCGCTGGCGAAGATGGCCTCCCGCTCCTGGAGCGGCAGCTCCCGCTCGCCGTGCATCATGGCGTCGATGCGCACGACGGGCACCTTCAGGCTCGCCGCCACCTCCACCACGCGCACCACCCAGGCCAGCTCGCGGTCGATGTCGGGCGCGTTGAAGTTGTTGGGCAACAGGAAGGCCGAGATGGTGACGCCGCCCCGGCGCGTCTGGTCGGACAGGCGCGCCACGTCGTCGTCGCTGCTCAGCGCCAGGTGCGGGCGCTCCGGCGTGGGCGTTACGGCCCGCACGCGGTAATCGCGATCCACGGCGAGCTCGACGCCGGGGATGTCGTAGAAGCGCAGGCCATCGGCAATGCTCTCGAACCCGGTGGCCAACAGGATATCGTCGCGTATCGAAACGTACATGGGAGTACCCTCATACCGCGTGTTGCCCCATGATTCGGCGCGCCGTCGGCGGCTACCTCCAGCCGCGTTCCGGTTCCGCGCTCCCTGCACGGCACACGCATCCCGGCCCTCGCCGGCAGGCCGCCGGCGAGGGCCGGGTGCGGACCTCGCGTGAGCGCCGCGAGCCTCAGAACGCGCTGCTGGCGGCCGGGTTGACGATCGGGTACTCGCCCGTGGCCCCCTGGCCCCCCGGGCAGAGGATTCGGCCGACCGGGAAGTACTTGGCGTGGCCGTCGCCGAAGGCGAGGTTGGAGCCATCGTGGCGCGGCGAAGCGCCGTTGGCCAGGGCGACGCGCGCCAGGTAGGTCACGTTGTAGGCGGTGCCGGGCCCGGTCCCGCCGGCATCCCAGTCGTTGAAGATGCCCGCGAAGCGCGAGTCGGCCACGAGGGCCACGTCCGCCACGCCGTGCAGCGAGCCGCCGAGAGCGGCCAGCTTGCTGTAGCCCCGCCCCTGGTCATAGACGTACTCGTTGTACGCGTAGCTCAGGTCAATACGGGCGTTCGCCGGGCCCAGGAGCTGGTCCAGGGCGCTCGGGCAGGTCAGGATCTGGTCGTTCCTCGTGTAGGGGTAGAGCGTCAGCCAGATGGCGCCCCAGTTGTAGTTGTTCCGGTCGGGCGAGCCAAAGAGCCCGTTCGGGTAGTCAACGAAGCGCGTGGTGGGAAGGGCCTCGTCGTAGTCCTGCGCGTACATCTGCAGCGCGAGGCTGATCTTCTTGCACTGACAGCTCCTTTCGTGGCACACCACCTGCGAGGGTTGTGGGTCGAGGGGCGCGGCGGGGCGCGTTGCGTGGGCGGCCTCGGCTTCCCGTTCCCCGATCGGTTGGGAAGCTCTTTCGTGCCGCGGCGTACCAGGCACTATTCTACATCAGTTTCCCGCCGCCCGCCCGGATCGATGCTCGCCGGCGGCCGGACCGCGAACGAATGCCCCGCCGACGGGCGAAAGGAGGGGCGGAGGTCGGACATGAGCGTAACCGGGTGCATCGTGGCCGCAGCGGTCGCTGCGTTAGCCGGGGTCGGGGCGAGTGCGGGCCGCGAGGACGCTGCCATGGCGCCCCCGGAGACGGAGGTCCTCCGGACGCTGCGCAAGGGGCATCCCCGTCTGCTGGCCGACGCCGCGCGCTTCGCCCAGTTGCGCCAGGCGGTGGCGAGCGACCCGTACCTCAAGCCCCGCTACGAGGCGCTGCGCGCCGCGGGCGATCGGCTGCTGGGCGAGCCGCCCAGCGAGTATGTGATCCCGGACGGCCTGCGCTTGCTGGCCACCAGCCGCCGCGTGCTCGACCGCGTGCAGGCGCTCGCCTTCCTCTACCGCATGGACGGCGACCGGCGATGGGCCGAGCGCGCCTGGGCAGAGTTACACGCCGCGGCCGCGTTCAGGGACTGGAACCCACGCCACTTCCTCGACACGGCGGAGATGACGCACGCTTTCGCGATCGGCTACGATTGGCTGCACGACTTCTGGACGCCCGAGCAGCGCGCGGAGCTTCGCGCCGCCATCGTGGAGAAGGGGCTGAAGCAGGCGCTCGGCACGCGCCGCGGGCACATGTGGTGGTCGCGGGCGAACCACAACTGGAACCAGGTGTGCAACGGCGGCCTGGGCATGGGCGCCCTCGCCGTTGCCGACGAGGAGCCCGAGGTGGCGGCGCAGATTCTGCACGACGCGCTCGCCTCGCTGCCGCGCGCCATCTCGCAATACGGCCCCGACGGCGCCTGGGCCGAGGGACCCGGCTACTGGCACTACGCCACGATGTACACCGTCGCGTTCATGGCCGGCCTCCAGAGCGCGCTCGGAACCGACTTTGGCCTCTCGGCCATTCCTGGCTTCTCTCGGTGCGGCCTGTTCCTGATACACACCATCGGCCCCTCCGGGCGCTCATTCAACTACGCCGACGCCCACGAGGGCACCGTCCGCTCGGCCGAGATGTGGTGGCTTGCGCGACGGTTCCGCGTGCCCGGCTACGGCTGGTACGCCAGAGCGCACTCGCCCGGCAACGTGCTGGAGATCCTCTGGTACGACCCGTCGATCCCCACCGTCCGCCCGCGCGGCCTGCCGCTCGCGTTCCGCTTTCGCAAGGCCGAGGTGGCTGCCATGCGAACCGCCTGGGGCGACCGGAACGCGGTGTGGGTCGGCCTCAAGGCTGGGGACAACAAAGCCAACCACAGCCATCTGGACCTGGGCAGCTTCGTGTTGGAGGCCGGCGGCGTGCGCTGGGCAGTCGACCCGGGCAGCGACGACTACAACCTGCCCGGCTACTTCGGCCTGCAGCGCTTCTCTTACTATCGCCTGCGCGCGGAGGCGCACAACACCCTCGTATACGGGCCGGGCGCCGCGCCGGACCAGGACGCGCGCGCTGTCTGCTCAATCGTCGACTTCGGCCGCAAGGGGGGCGCCTGGACGGCCGGGGTCGACCTGGCGCCGGCCTATGCCGGCAAGGTCGAGGCCGCCCACCGCCAGGTGACCCTCCGCGACGACGGCCGCGTGACGGTCCGCGACACGATGCGCGCGGCCGTGCCCGTCGATGCCTGGTGGTTCATGCACACCGGCGCCGACATCGCCCTCGGCGCGAACGGGCGCGAGGCGGTGCTGACCCGGGGGGGCAGGCGCCTGCGGGTGACCATCGCCGCGCCGGCCGGGGCCGCCATCGCCGTGATGGACGCGGCGCCGCTGCCCACCTCGCCGAACCCGCCGATGCAGAGCCGCAACGCGGGCCTGCGCAAGCTGGCGATCCACTTCCCGGCCACCGCGTCGCTCGACCTGACGGTGGAGATGGCGTTGGAGCCGTCGAGCGCGCGCGCACCCGGCCGGACGCCCGGTGCCCCTCGCTGACGCGCCGACGCGACGCGCCCTACGATCCGGCGCGGGCCGCAACGCGCGGCGCGCGCTGGCGCGGCCCGTTCAGCATCGTGCCCAGCCAGGTGTAGCGTACGCTCGTCTCGTACACGAGCAGCAGCAGCCCGCTCACCCCACCGCACACCAGGGCAAGTTTGAGCACGGGCGGCAGCGGCCAGTCGCGCACGATCGCCTGCGCGGCGATGATCAACGGCACGTGGGCCAGGTAGAGCCAGTAGGAGGCGTCGGAGATGTAGCGCAACACCCGGCTCTCGCGCCGGAGCATCTCGCGAAACAGGCCCATCAGTCCGAAGGACATCACCCAGGCGTAGCTGACCTCGATCGCGACGGCGAGAGGGCGATGCAGCGGCTGCGCCACCAACCCCGGCTCGCCGGGACGGACCATCGCGAAGGCGAGCCCGAGGGGCAGAAGAACCAGAAGGCCGACCGGAAGAGTCAGGCGCCACCGGCTGCCCACGCGGGCGGCCGCGTCGTCGCAGTCGAAGTAGAGCGCGCCGAACAGGAAGAAGATGGCGTAGTAGAGCAGCACGGGCAGCGCCGGCAGGACGCCGGTCGAGGTGTCCGGTCCGAAGCTCGGGTACAACTCCCCCATGAACCACTGCGGCGCCATCGTCAGCGGCACCAGCCACAGGTAGCGCGCGGGCGAGAGGATCGGGGCGCGCGGCGGGCCGTTCCAGCCCGCGCGCTCGGCGACGCGGGCGGCGAGCGCGAAGGCCGCCACGAGCCAGCACAGGTACCACAGGAACCAGAGGTGGTGGAAGACCGGCCGGTCAATGAACTGGGCGACCAGGCTACCCGCCGTGGCGTTCGCGGCGGCCCACCCTCGCTCCGCGCCGCTCGCCCGCGCGCTCACCCAGTTGACCAGGGGCACGACGGTGACGAGGGCCAGCAGGCACGGGAGGAGCACGCGCCGCGCGCGGTGCTCGACGAGTGCCCGCAGGCCCCGCTTGCGCCAGAGCATCGCGGTGAAGAAGCCGCTCACCAGGAAGAAGAGGGGCAGCCGAAACCCATGCACGGCCAGGTAGAACCAGGCGAACGCCACGTGCTGGCGCGTGTCCTGAACGGGCCAGGGCAGCCCGGAGTACGCGAGAGCGGAGTGCAGCGCGACGCCCGCCAGCATGGCGATGGCGCGCAGCGCGTCCAGATCGTGCCGGCGCGGGATGGCGCGGGGCGCTGTCATGCCTGGTCGGTCCCTTGCGGGGAGCGGTCCTCGGAGCCGCCTCCCGCCCTCGCATCAGTATAGCGCGGATCGCGCGCGCCGCTGTCGGCAGGGATGTGGCCGGCGGCGAGCGAATCAGGCGCAGCAGGTGGCCGTGGCGCGCTGGCGGTGCTCGCCGGGCCACGGTTCGGCGCCGGTACGCCGCCCCGAAGGGAGTCGCCGCCATGCTGCGCCTGCTCGTGCTCGCCTGCGCGCTGAGCCCGGCCGCCCAGCGCGAGCCGGTCGTCCTCCGTGCCGCCCGCCCCGCGGGCGTGCCGGTGCGCGTGGCCGAGGTGTGCCTGGCGGACCCGCGCGTGCGGGTGCGCGTGCAAGTGGCCTCCGGGTTCCCGGGACGCGCCGAGCTCTTCGAGCGCATGGTGGCGCGCAGCCGGCCGCTGCTGGCGGTCAACGGCGCCTACTTCTCAAAGACGACGCTCGCGCCCATCGGCGACCTGGTGGTGGACGGCCGGCTCGTGCGCAGCGGCCTGATGGGCACGGCGCTCGCCATCGCTCCCGACGGTCGCGCCCTGATTCGCCGCGTGCGCTGGGGGCACTCCGAGGACTGGAGCGCCTACAGCACCGTGCTCGCCTGCGGTCCGGCGCTCGTGCTGAACGGGCAGGTGGACGTGCACCCGGAGGCCGAGGGCTTCCGCGATCCGCACATCATGGGCTCGACGCGCCGCATGGGCGTTGGCATCACGCCGGACGACCGGCTGCTCATCGTGACCACGCTGGCGCCGGTCAGCTTCGCGGAGTGGGCCCGAGTCATGCTCGGTCTGGGCTGCCGCGACGCCATGAACCTGGACGCGGGAGCCTCGCTGGCGCTGTACTACCGCGGTCGGGTTCTCATCAGGCCCGGCCGCGCCCTCACGAACCTGCTCACCGTGCATGTGAGCGCCGGGAGCGCCGCCGCGCCCTGACGCCGCCAAAGGAGCGCCTGTGCATCCTCTCCTCTGCCTGGCCGCCGTGCTGGGCACCGCCGCGCCGGCCGGGCGCGAGCTTGCCGTGGACCTCTGGGACTGGACCCCGCCCTGCCGTGACCTGGCCATCTTTCGGCGCTGGGTGGCCGACCTGAAGTCCATCGGCGCCACGCGCGTGGAGATCTCGGCCCCGTGGCGCCTCCTGGAGCCGCGGCCGGGCGAGCACGACCTCACGTTCATCGCCGAGCGCCTGGCCATCGTGGAGGAGGCCTGGCTCGGCCTGCGCGTACGCATCAACAGCTACTACAGCGGCGCGACGCCGGACTGGCTGGAGTGCGACCGGTGGATGGACGCGCAGGGGAAGCCGGCGGCCGACATCCCTTCGATCACGGACGCGCGCTTCTGGGAGCGCTACGCGCCCCTCTGCACCGCGATCGCGCGCCGCTTCCGCGGCCGCGGAGTGCAGTACAGCCCGTTCATCGGCGTGCACGCGGAGCTGAAGTGGTCGGACTGGTGGAGCTATGACCGCTCCACCCTGGCCTCCTGGCGCACCGCGATCGGGGCGCGGCCGCGCGCGGCCTGGCTCGGCCGGATCGTCGGGGGCGCCGACCTGCCGGAGCGCCCGCCCGTTCCAGGGCCCACCGGCGGCGCGCCGGACCTCGACGCGGCGAACCGAGCCTGGATCGCCTTCCGCGAGGAGTGCTGGCGCGAGGCGGTGCGCCGCTTCGTGGCGGCGATCCGGGCCGGCGACGCGCGCGCCGCGGTCAGCGTGCCGCTCGGCGAGAGCTATCGGCGCGAGAGCGCGGCCATGTCCAACCTGGACTATCGGGGCCTCTCGCGCGGCGCCGCTCACGTGCGGCACAGCTACGACTTCTTCTGGCACGCCGGCCAGGACCCCTGGCAGGCGGCGGCCTCCGTGGCCGCGTTCCGGGGCATCACCCGTTTGCCCGTCAGCCTGGAGATCGACGGGCCGGTGCTCTTTCAGCAGTTCGGCTACCGGGAGGAGGACCTGCTGCGGATCGCCGGCGCGGCGCTCGGCGCGGGGGCGATGCTCAAGGTGGCCAACTTCTCCTACCTGGAGCGACTCCCTTCGTCGTGGCCCTTCATGGTGGAGCTCGGACGCCGCGCGGCAGCGGCCGCGGCCCCCGTCGATCCGCCGCCGGCGGAAACCGTGCTGCTGTTCGTCTCGAAGTGGGCGAACTACCTCTACCGCGAGCCCACGCAGTGGCTGCACGACGCGCAGTTCGGCGCGTGGCGAATGCTCACCACCGCCGGCTATCCCGTGCGGGTGGTGTGCGAGGACAACCTGGCGGAGGGTCTGGGGCGCTACCGGGGGC encodes:
- a CDS encoding tryptophanase, with the protein product MNVKLSTGREIPIEMHKVRIVQRARLAPAAERLEAMREAGYNTFLLRTRDVLVDMLTDSGTNAMSDNQLAAMMVADDAYAGGDSFYRLGDAVREVLGFEHYMPVHQGRAAEHLLARVLVKPGDRVVTNYHFTTTRAHFELAGAGVLELFTDEALNTASEAPFKGNLDLDRLCAAIAEHGPERIPFVRMECTTNLIGGQPFSMENLKAVRQIASRHGIPLVIDGSLVSENAYFIKRREPAYRDTPLPAIVREMMAQADLLYLSGRKSTCVRGGLIATNRRELFERIKPWLPVYEGFLTYGGMSSKEIEAMAVGLREMTDIDVASSSADLIQHFVARMVEEGVPAVTPPGGLAGHVDARRFVPHIGSMGYPAGALCAAIYLVSGVRAMERGTVSTDRDGEGVEVASDLELARLAVPRRVYTMAHIEYVVDRLKWLYAHRDLVGGLRFVEEPPVLRFFFGRLEPVGDWGRALVEAFTSEFGPAM
- a CDS encoding phosphodiester glycosidase family protein codes for the protein MLRLLVLACALSPAAQREPVVLRAARPAGVPVRVAEVCLADPRVRVRVQVASGFPGRAELFERMVARSRPLLAVNGAYFSKTTLAPIGDLVVDGRLVRSGLMGTALAIAPDGRALIRRVRWGHSEDWSAYSTVLACGPALVLNGQVDVHPEAEGFRDPHIMGSTRRMGVGITPDDRLLIVTTLAPVSFAEWARVMLGLGCRDAMNLDAGASLALYYRGRVLIRPGRALTNLLTVHVSAGSAAAP
- a CDS encoding FAD:protein FMN transferase, yielding MRYLPVSVALAGTVAWGLAGAADESPLARYQYTQLHMGVQVRIVVYAPSRAAAETACEAAFERFAQLDQTLSDYRPSSEINRLCDAAGGPPVRVSRDLYRVLERAQQVSRRSGGAFDVTVGPLVALWRAARKSGRLPADPELRAARALVGWRKVRLLPRERAVRLATPGMRLDLGGIAKGYAGDCAQAVLRRRGIRSALVEAGGDIVVSDAPPGRAGWEIEAQERGGTRTLVLANSAVSTSGDTEQFVEVDGRRYSHVVDPRTGLGLTTRVAATVVAPDGLTSDPLSTAVCILGPEKGPAFAAAWKRVRATVRRAGDPSPAGTGQQPTDPSPNRGATTP
- a CDS encoding SUMF1/EgtB/PvdO family nonheme iron enzyme; amino-acid sequence: MKRLISAQGRLAAACAAAATLLAATAMPIPAQDAPTGSPKSYVEAVPDTTVKLAMIAVPGGVITIKRTGKNAVSQAVTIKPFWIEQTELTWDAFDPYAFPLAASGPAPKAGADAVSRPSRPYIPADLGWGHKGFPVINVTYHTGQQYCAWLSAKTGKKYRLPTEAEWEWAARAGVKGSPKTTTAQLQKVAWYAANSKGQTQPAGRKAPNAWGIHDMLGNAGEWCTGLDGKPVLCGGTYDDPAARILFGTRAWQTPDWNATDPQIPKSKWWLADGSFAGFRVLREP
- a CDS encoding acyltransferase family protein, which produces MTAPRAIPRRHDLDALRAIAMLAGVALHSALAYSGLPWPVQDTRQHVAFAWFYLAVHGFRLPLFFLVSGFFTAMLWRKRGLRALVEHRARRVLLPCLLALVTVVPLVNWVSARASGAERGWAAANATAGSLVAQFIDRPVFHHLWFLWYLCWLVAAFALAARVAERAGWNGPPRAPILSPARYLWLVPLTMAPQWFMGELYPSFGPDTSTGVLPALPVLLYYAIFFLFGALYFDCDDAAARVGSRWRLTLPVGLLVLLPLGLAFAMVRPGEPGLVAQPLHRPLAVAIEVSYAWVMSFGLMGLFREMLRRESRVLRYISDASYWLYLAHVPLIIAAQAIVRDWPLPPVLKLALVCGGVSGLLLLVYETSVRYTWLGTMLNGPRQRAPRVAARAGS
- a CDS encoding heparinase II/III family protein; its protein translation is MAPPETEVLRTLRKGHPRLLADAARFAQLRQAVASDPYLKPRYEALRAAGDRLLGEPPSEYVIPDGLRLLATSRRVLDRVQALAFLYRMDGDRRWAERAWAELHAAAAFRDWNPRHFLDTAEMTHAFAIGYDWLHDFWTPEQRAELRAAIVEKGLKQALGTRRGHMWWSRANHNWNQVCNGGLGMGALAVADEEPEVAAQILHDALASLPRAISQYGPDGAWAEGPGYWHYATMYTVAFMAGLQSALGTDFGLSAIPGFSRCGLFLIHTIGPSGRSFNYADAHEGTVRSAEMWWLARRFRVPGYGWYARAHSPGNVLEILWYDPSIPTVRPRGLPLAFRFRKAEVAAMRTAWGDRNAVWVGLKAGDNKANHSHLDLGSFVLEAGGVRWAVDPGSDDYNLPGYFGLQRFSYYRLRAEAHNTLVYGPGAAPDQDARAVCSIVDFGRKGGAWTAGVDLAPAYAGKVEAAHRQVTLRDDGRVTVRDTMRAAVPVDAWWFMHTGADIALGANGREAVLTRGGRRLRVTIAAPAGAAIAVMDAAPLPTSPNPPMQSRNAGLRKLAIHFPATASLDLTVEMALEPSSARAPGRTPGAPR
- a CDS encoding sugar phosphate isomerase/epimerase — its product is MYVSIRDDILLATGFESIADGLRFYDIPGVELAVDRDYRVRAVTPTPERPHLALSSDDDVARLSDQTRRGGVTISAFLLPNNFNAPDIDRELAWVVRVVEVAASLKVPVVRIDAMMHGERELPLQEREAIFASGMKHVLERTDGLRVDLGIENHGFQGNDPHFLDGLLAAVGSSRLGLNLDTGNFYWAGHPLDRVYEILEHFAPATKHTHVKNIRYPEEMRNRPREIGYEYETYVSPITEGDIDHARVVGLLRAAGYDRDLCIEDESIGKYDEAGRRANIRAAADYLKRLADD